From one Allorhizobium ampelinum S4 genomic stretch:
- a CDS encoding ABC transporter transmembrane domain-containing protein has translation MEKSLGRYIWSNTSLQQVWILCIVGLSMIPYFLSFDLPKQIVNGPIQGQGFEEAGATKPFLHVAFDLPWIGHLEIFSGFELNRLQMLMALSVVFLCLVVLNGLFKFYINTYKGRLGERMLRRIRFELIDRVLRFPPVHFKRVKSAEIATMIKDEVEPLGGFTGDAFVQPALLGGQALTALIFIILQNVWLGMIAAGMVCVQAVIIPRMRRRLLELGRQRQLTARQLSGRVGEIVDGIHTIHAHDTSNFERADIAARLGLIFSIRYDLYQWKFMVKFINNFLAQLTPFLFYAIGGYMALEGRLDIGQLIAVIGAYKDLPGPLKELIDWDQARQDVQVKYAQVVEQFDVERLVDARVHTVAATPVGPLSEALVASNLVLCDDSGARLLNSVSLDIAPNETVAIIGQNGGGGEALAEALGRILWPESGHISIGGQDILTMPESVTGRRLSFVSSDAYFFHGTLRDNLLYGLKHAPLTDVTYDGLAARRNKRDLLEAQRSGNPLLDLNSDWVDYRSAGAEGPDGLLKVIRPVLDAVTISEDIFDLALRSQVDTLAHQELTERIVEIRHALRRRLHDENLDDIVVPFEADAYNSQATVGENLLFGKMKPLMIDGQRLAAHPYFRKVMRDTRIGDAFYAMGLEIAANAVELFRDLPPDHPFFQQLTFMSAEDLPDYEALLQKLHGTAITQASASERSSIIRLSFAYIEPRHRFGLLTQELMDKIVDARREFHAGVPADLAEKIERHDVERFTLSASLMDNVLFGRLAVREADASDRIRAIIRDIFRDLGLAESVLSIGLDFDVGSQGRRLTAVQRQKLNLARALVKRSDYFIFNRPLSALDQRAQDKIVSHIMQDLHCDGQRPSIIWVLPNADISGLFDRILVFDKGNLVETGSFEELSAKDGMFKQFLS, from the coding sequence ATGGAAAAAAGCCTGGGGCGTTACATCTGGTCGAACACCTCTCTGCAACAGGTGTGGATACTGTGCATTGTCGGCCTGTCGATGATCCCCTATTTCCTGTCTTTCGATCTGCCCAAGCAGATCGTCAATGGCCCTATTCAAGGCCAGGGCTTTGAAGAGGCTGGGGCGACAAAGCCGTTCTTGCATGTTGCCTTCGACCTGCCATGGATCGGACATCTGGAAATCTTCAGCGGTTTCGAGCTTAACCGCCTGCAAATGCTGATGGCTCTCAGCGTCGTCTTCCTGTGTCTTGTCGTGCTGAACGGTTTGTTCAAATTCTACATCAACACCTATAAGGGGCGGCTTGGTGAGCGCATGCTGCGCCGCATCCGCTTCGAGCTGATCGATCGAGTCCTGCGGTTTCCGCCTGTGCATTTCAAGCGGGTCAAATCTGCCGAGATTGCCACGATGATCAAGGACGAGGTCGAGCCGCTGGGCGGTTTTACCGGCGATGCCTTCGTCCAACCGGCGCTTTTGGGTGGGCAGGCTCTGACGGCGCTAATCTTCATCATCCTTCAGAATGTCTGGCTGGGAATGATCGCCGCTGGCATGGTTTGCGTTCAGGCCGTCATCATTCCACGCATGCGTAGGCGGCTGCTGGAACTGGGCCGTCAGCGTCAGCTGACGGCGCGCCAGTTATCCGGGCGGGTTGGCGAAATCGTCGATGGCATTCATACGATCCATGCCCATGACACATCCAATTTTGAGCGCGCCGACATTGCCGCCCGTCTCGGCCTGATTTTTTCGATCCGCTACGATCTCTATCAGTGGAAGTTCATGGTGAAATTCATCAATAACTTCCTCGCCCAACTGACGCCGTTTCTGTTCTACGCCATTGGCGGGTATATGGCGCTGGAGGGCCGGCTCGACATCGGCCAGCTCATCGCTGTTATCGGCGCCTATAAGGACCTGCCGGGTCCGCTGAAGGAATTGATAGACTGGGATCAGGCCCGCCAGGACGTTCAGGTCAAATATGCTCAGGTGGTCGAGCAATTCGATGTTGAGCGATTGGTTGATGCGCGGGTTCACACGGTCGCGGCCACGCCGGTCGGCCCGCTTTCCGAGGCACTGGTGGCCTCGAATCTGGTGCTTTGCGACGATAGTGGCGCGCGCCTGCTCAATAGCGTTTCGCTGGATATTGCCCCCAATGAGACGGTTGCGATTATCGGTCAGAACGGTGGCGGCGGCGAGGCGCTGGCGGAAGCTCTCGGGCGTATTCTATGGCCGGAATCCGGCCATATCAGCATTGGTGGCCAGGATATTCTCACCATGCCGGAATCGGTCACCGGGCGGCGGCTTTCCTTCGTGTCCTCGGATGCCTATTTCTTCCATGGAACTCTGCGGGACAATCTCCTCTACGGGTTGAAACATGCGCCTTTGACAGATGTTACCTATGACGGACTGGCGGCGCGCAGAAACAAACGTGACCTTCTGGAGGCGCAGAGATCCGGCAATCCGCTTCTCGATCTCAACAGCGATTGGGTGGATTATCGATCGGCTGGCGCCGAAGGGCCGGATGGTCTGTTGAAGGTGATCCGTCCGGTTCTGGATGCGGTGACGATTTCCGAAGATATTTTCGATCTCGCCCTGCGTTCACAAGTGGATACGCTTGCCCATCAGGAATTGACAGAGCGAATCGTCGAGATCCGCCATGCGCTGCGCCGTCGTTTGCATGACGAGAATCTGGACGACATTGTCGTACCCTTCGAGGCCGATGCCTATAACAGCCAGGCGACGGTGGGTGAAAATCTACTTTTCGGCAAGATGAAACCCTTGATGATCGACGGTCAACGGTTGGCGGCCCATCCTTATTTTCGCAAGGTGATGCGTGATACCCGCATTGGCGATGCGTTCTATGCAATGGGGCTTGAAATCGCGGCGAATGCTGTGGAACTGTTTCGAGACCTTCCGCCCGACCATCCGTTTTTCCAGCAATTGACCTTCATGAGCGCGGAGGATCTTCCCGACTACGAGGCTTTGCTGCAAAAGCTCCATGGCACAGCCATAACGCAAGCCTCGGCCAGCGAGCGCAGCAGCATTATCCGCCTCAGCTTTGCCTATATCGAGCCGCGCCATCGTTTCGGCCTTTTGACGCAGGAGTTGATGGACAAGATCGTCGATGCGCGTCGCGAGTTTCATGCCGGAGTTCCCGCGGATCTGGCGGAAAAAATCGAACGTCACGACGTAGAACGGTTCACCCTGTCGGCATCGTTGATGGACAATGTGCTGTTTGGCCGGCTGGCTGTGCGTGAAGCCGATGCGTCTGACCGGATCCGTGCGATCATCCGCGACATTTTTAGAGACCTCGGCCTTGCCGAAAGCGTGCTGTCGATCGGGCTGGATTTCGATGTTGGCTCGCAAGGGCGGCGGTTAACCGCTGTCCAGCGCCAGAAGCTCAATCTGGCGCGGGCGCTGGTGAAGCGGTCGGATTATTTCATCTTCAACAGGCCCTTGTCGGCGCTCGATCAGCGGGCGCAGGATAAGATCGTCAGCCACATCATGCAGGACCTGCATTGCGACGGTCAGCGGCCCTCAATCATTTGGGTTTTGCCAAATGCGGATATAAGCGGGCTTTTTGACAGGATACTCGTGTTCGACAAAGGAAATCTTGTCGAAACCGGGAGTTTCGAAGAGCTTTCCGCCAAAGACGGGATGTTCAAACAGTTTCTCTCGTAA
- a CDS encoding glycerophosphodiester phosphodiesterase gives MSDGLFIERDGFRTMLKWHRGHKQAGDISFTPDRITEGMALGASVEIDLVCHAGGGLAVLHDEVLDKATTGQGPARGASVDQLRSLFLRDHDGQPSTHKVMLIDDLGRVLASTSHRAGAVLQLDLKEKASDLTQQDIAAFVAAIGPVRDRVILSAGDAKAVTRLADALPGLPIGYDPCHGGAIERAMESGDFVTFIDDAVAAIPDAEMIYLDHEAVLFAEDRGFNMVAAFHAAGKRIDAYTINRADEASLPRVLRLLALKCDQITTDDPVGLQALIALYDNQRSIPG, from the coding sequence ATGTCTGACGGCTTGTTTATCGAGCGTGACGGTTTCAGAACCATGCTGAAATGGCATCGCGGCCATAAGCAGGCGGGCGATATTTCTTTCACGCCGGACCGGATCACCGAGGGCATGGCGCTTGGCGCCAGCGTCGAAATCGATCTTGTCTGTCATGCCGGTGGCGGCCTGGCCGTGCTGCATGATGAGGTTTTGGACAAAGCCACGACCGGCCAAGGCCCGGCGCGCGGCGCCTCAGTGGACCAGCTGCGCAGCCTGTTTCTGCGCGACCATGATGGACAGCCAAGTACCCACAAAGTCATGCTGATCGATGATCTCGGGCGGGTTCTGGCCAGCACTTCCCATCGTGCAGGCGCCGTATTGCAACTGGACCTGAAGGAAAAGGCCAGCGACTTGACGCAGCAGGACATCGCCGCTTTCGTTGCCGCCATCGGGCCAGTGCGCGACCGTGTTATCCTGTCGGCGGGCGATGCAAAGGCCGTCACCCGTCTGGCAGATGCCCTACCCGGCCTGCCAATCGGTTACGATCCCTGCCATGGCGGCGCCATCGAACGGGCAATGGAAAGTGGTGACTTCGTTACCTTCATCGACGATGCTGTCGCCGCCATCCCCGACGCCGAGATGATCTATCTCGACCATGAGGCGGTGCTGTTTGCCGAGGATCGCGGTTTCAACATGGTCGCCGCCTTCCATGCGGCTGGAAAACGGATCGATGCCTATACGATCAACAGGGCAGACGAGGCATCGCTACCGCGTGTCCTGCGGCTGCTGGCGCTGAAATGCGACCAGATCACCACTGACGATCCGGTCGGACTTCAAGCGCTGATCGCACTCTATGACAATCAACGGTCCATCCCAGGCTGA
- a CDS encoding ABC transporter permease codes for MRVGRIDWTGLAFAGLLTLFIALPLLVVGTWAFTEVWRYPSVIPQQFGLRFWFLTLGRADVWEALFLSLRLTATVTLLSAVICLPAAYAFARMKFPGRNLLFLSFLASHAFPKFGLLVAIAAIFLKLHLISTFWGVALIQLVGTLMLMIWIPVAAFQNVDRRMEEAARDAGARPLRVFWSITLPQAAPTIFAALLLTFVSTFYETEGAWLIGAPQVRTMPVLMVSFINNQMVVQYGAVLSVMLWVPSFLALIFARRAIGTGAFAKGFGA; via the coding sequence ATGAGAGTGGGTAGGATCGACTGGACGGGCCTTGCTTTCGCAGGCCTGCTCACCCTGTTTATCGCCCTGCCACTGCTGGTGGTCGGCACCTGGGCCTTTACCGAGGTCTGGCGCTATCCATCAGTGATCCCGCAGCAATTCGGCCTGCGCTTCTGGTTCCTGACGCTTGGCCGCGCCGACGTCTGGGAAGCGCTCTTTCTCAGCCTGCGCCTCACCGCCACGGTGACACTGCTGTCGGCGGTGATCTGTCTTCCGGCCGCCTATGCCTTTGCCCGGATGAAATTTCCGGGCCGCAATCTGCTTTTCCTGTCTTTTCTTGCCTCGCATGCCTTCCCCAAATTCGGTCTGCTGGTGGCCATTGCGGCGATTTTCCTGAAGCTGCATCTGATCAGCACCTTCTGGGGCGTGGCACTGATTCAATTGGTCGGCACGCTGATGCTCATGATCTGGATACCGGTTGCCGCCTTCCAGAATGTAGACCGGCGAATGGAAGAAGCGGCGCGTGATGCGGGCGCCCGGCCCTTGCGGGTTTTCTGGTCGATTACGCTGCCGCAGGCGGCGCCGACCATCTTTGCCGCCCTGCTCCTGACCTTCGTCAGCACGTTTTACGAAACAGAAGGCGCCTGGTTGATTGGCGCGCCGCAGGTGCGCACCATGCCTGTCTTGATGGTGTCCTTCATCAACAATCAGATGGTGGTGCAATATGGCGCGGTGCTGTCGGTCATGCTGTGGGTTCCCTCCTTCCTCGCACTGATCTTTGCCCGCCGCGCCATCGGCACAGGCGCATTCGCCAAGGGCTTTGGCGCCTGA
- a CDS encoding ABC transporter ATP-binding protein, producing MAQLTLDRVSKQFPGSTAVDAFSLHVEDGELVCLLGPSGSGKSTLLRMIGGFEAPTSGVIRIDGQDVTRLPPERRPTGMVFQSHALWTHMNVFKNIAFGLKLRGMARSEIADRVEAALAMVGLKDYGQRQTYQLSGGQQQRVALARSLVLEPKILLLDEPFASLDQHLRERLREEVRDIQQRLGITTLFVTHGQDEALALADRIVVMRAGRAEQIAPPDRVYREPETEFVAGFIGQMNFIPGMMRRGAFTHIDLSLAVDADSNPEDGDAVLAVRPEALHLSPTDRADAAFVCRAIDFGSHLMVDLQLGDGTRVKAMTDPGTGWQKGDRAELQVRAFRVFRHNKVICVSQTAERLRSFANV from the coding sequence ATGGCCCAACTGACCCTTGATCGCGTTTCAAAGCAATTTCCCGGCTCCACCGCCGTCGATGCTTTTTCGTTGCATGTAGAGGATGGCGAGCTGGTCTGCCTGCTCGGCCCATCCGGTTCGGGTAAATCGACGCTGCTGCGGATGATTGGCGGTTTCGAAGCACCGACCAGCGGCGTGATCCGGATCGACGGCCAGGACGTCACCCGTCTGCCGCCGGAACGGCGACCGACCGGCATGGTGTTTCAAAGCCACGCGCTCTGGACGCATATGAATGTGTTCAAGAACATCGCCTTCGGCCTGAAGCTGCGCGGCATGGCGAGAAGCGAAATCGCTGACCGGGTCGAGGCAGCGCTGGCGATGGTCGGGTTGAAGGATTACGGCCAGCGCCAGACCTATCAACTCTCGGGCGGCCAGCAGCAGAGAGTGGCACTTGCCCGCTCGCTGGTGCTGGAGCCGAAAATCCTGCTGCTGGATGAACCCTTTGCCAGCCTCGACCAGCATTTGCGCGAACGCCTGCGTGAGGAAGTGCGCGATATCCAGCAGCGGCTTGGCATTACCACCCTGTTCGTTACCCACGGTCAGGACGAAGCTTTGGCGCTGGCCGACCGTATCGTCGTGATGCGGGCTGGACGTGCCGAGCAGATCGCCCCGCCGGACCGGGTCTACCGCGAGCCGGAAACCGAATTCGTCGCAGGCTTTATCGGCCAGATGAATTTCATTCCCGGCATGATGCGCCGGGGCGCATTCACCCATATTGACCTTTCCTTGGCGGTCGATGCCGATAGCAATCCAGAGGATGGCGATGCTGTGCTGGCGGTTCGGCCTGAAGCCCTGCATCTGTCGCCCACCGACCGGGCGGACGCGGCCTTTGTCTGCCGGGCCATCGATTTCGGCAGCCATCTCATGGTCGATCTTCAACTCGGTGATGGCACGAGGGTAAAGGCCATGACCGATCCAGGAACCGGCTGGCAAAAAGGCGACCGCGCCGAATTGCAGGTCAGGGCCTTCCGGGTTTTTCGCCACAATAAGGTGATCTGTGTGTCCCAGACCGCCGAGCGATTAAGGAGCTTTGCCAATGTCTGA
- a CDS encoding inositol monophosphatase family protein produces the protein MTDLSARDRLAPDSSPRLLALASIALEAGALARQSLRRRHVDQMVSKGPRDYQTEIDVAVERLIVAGVSEAFPDHAIQGEEETGNRTGGPDAPVIYIDPIDGTTNFAWGLPHFGMTIAIAEQGKITCGVVYDSMLDELFSAEIGKGATLNGEKLRCADVADVQNVLVGAGLPVPGQVKSVDEELYHRALRRLMDNTAGVRRLGSAALSIAYVACGRLDGFFEDGLQVHDYGAAALILTEAGGVVTGFGGMPVDAGGGILAASPALHPWLLAGFQPGMDR, from the coding sequence ATGACCGATCTTAGCGCCCGCGACCGTCTCGCGCCTGACAGTTCTCCACGCCTGTTAGCCCTTGCCAGCATTGCTCTCGAAGCCGGAGCGCTGGCGCGTCAATCGCTGCGTCGCCGTCATGTCGACCAGATGGTGTCCAAAGGTCCGCGCGATTACCAGACGGAAATCGATGTCGCCGTCGAGCGCCTGATCGTTGCCGGTGTCTCCGAGGCCTTTCCGGACCATGCCATCCAGGGCGAGGAAGAGACCGGCAACCGTACAGGTGGCCCAGATGCACCGGTCATCTATATTGATCCCATTGACGGAACCACCAATTTTGCCTGGGGTCTGCCGCATTTTGGTATGACCATCGCCATCGCCGAGCAGGGTAAAATCACCTGCGGGGTGGTTTATGACAGTATGCTCGATGAGCTTTTCAGTGCTGAAATCGGTAAGGGCGCCACTCTGAACGGCGAAAAACTACGGTGTGCTGATGTGGCCGATGTCCAGAATGTGCTGGTGGGAGCGGGCTTGCCGGTCCCCGGACAAGTGAAAAGCGTCGATGAGGAGCTCTATCACCGGGCACTCCGCCGGTTAATGGATAATACCGCTGGCGTGCGCCGTCTCGGGTCGGCGGCGCTATCGATTGCCTATGTCGCCTGTGGGCGGCTGGATGGGTTTTTCGAGGATGGCTTGCAGGTGCATGACTATGGCGCCGCAGCCCTGATTCTGACCGAGGCAGGTGGCGTGGTCACAGGCTTTGGCGGCATGCCGGTTGACGCCGGAGGCGGCATTCTTGCCGCCTCGCCAGCGTTGCATCCCTGGCTGCTCGCCGGGTTTCAGCCTGGGATGGACCGTTGA
- a CDS encoding ABC transporter permease — MSATSSLSLDKGREAKAGRGLTGLLLVALPILLLGWLIIYPIISAVIGTLVVASPEGGWHVSTASYRFFFSDTYSLRNLGITLWTTAVCGVVLLLIGVPIALYLRFSSSRLAAYVQALAIFPMFVPSIILSYALIRTIGPNGTVDILLHAVGLPKLPTPYLTPWGPVIGLVWDNLPLTVLMLTAGLSAISNNAVEAARDAGARPVQVFLHIILPRMANSFLVASSFAILGIFSAFTLPYLLGPASPEMMGPFMQRTFADLNDPLNATTQAVISFGFCLFFGAFYVYSIARNQERTR; from the coding sequence ATGAGCGCGACCAGTTCGCTGTCGCTTGATAAAGGGCGGGAGGCAAAAGCTGGACGCGGGCTGACTGGCCTGCTTCTGGTCGCCCTTCCTATCCTGCTCTTGGGATGGCTAATCATTTATCCGATCATCTCGGCGGTGATCGGCACACTTGTCGTGGCCTCGCCCGAGGGCGGGTGGCACGTTTCAACGGCGTCCTACCGGTTCTTCTTCAGTGACACCTACAGCCTGCGCAATCTCGGCATCACGCTCTGGACCACCGCCGTCTGTGGCGTTGTGCTGCTGCTGATCGGCGTGCCGATTGCGCTCTACCTGCGCTTTTCCTCCAGCAGGCTGGCCGCTTATGTTCAGGCGCTGGCGATCTTTCCGATGTTCGTGCCGTCGATCATCCTCTCCTATGCGCTGATCCGCACCATCGGTCCAAATGGCACGGTCGATATCCTGCTCCACGCCGTAGGCCTGCCGAAGCTGCCAACGCCCTATCTGACACCCTGGGGTCCCGTGATCGGTCTGGTCTGGGACAATTTGCCTTTGACCGTGCTGATGCTGACGGCGGGTCTCAGCGCCATTTCCAACAATGCCGTCGAGGCGGCGCGCGACGCTGGTGCAAGGCCTGTGCAGGTATTTTTGCATATCATCCTGCCGCGCATGGCCAATTCCTTCCTGGTCGCCAGTTCCTTTGCCATTCTCGGAATATTTTCGGCCTTTACCCTGCCCTATCTGCTCGGCCCAGCCTCGCCAGAAATGATGGGGCCTTTCATGCAGCGAACGTTTGCCGATCTGAACGATCCGCTGAATGCCACCACGCAAGCGGTGATCAGCTTCGGCTTTTGCCTGTTTTTCGGCGCGTTCTATGTCTATTCGATTGCCAGAAATCAGGAACGAACACGATGA
- a CDS encoding cyclic nucleotide-binding domain-containing protein, producing MLLKDEVEMLRRVPLFSQIAPAKLKLLAFASDRMTCREGQNLFRQGDVGDAAYVVLSGTADVLVNSDAGEIKVAEVQSNSIVGEIAILCDVSRTATVRAASRLEVLKISKENFLKLMSDFPEISSEITRVLADRLNHTTSELSAARSREQQLLN from the coding sequence ATGCTACTGAAGGACGAAGTCGAAATGTTGCGGCGTGTGCCGCTGTTTTCCCAGATTGCTCCAGCCAAGCTGAAGCTTCTGGCTTTTGCTTCCGACCGGATGACCTGTCGTGAGGGGCAGAACCTGTTTCGCCAGGGCGATGTCGGTGACGCAGCCTATGTCGTGCTCTCAGGGACAGCCGATGTTCTGGTCAATTCGGATGCTGGCGAGATCAAGGTCGCGGAAGTTCAAAGCAATTCAATTGTCGGGGAAATCGCCATTCTCTGCGATGTGTCGCGCACCGCAACCGTGCGGGCGGCCTCGCGTCTTGAAGTTTTGAAAATCAGCAAGGAAAACTTCCTGAAACTGATGAGCGATTTTCCCGAAATCTCCTCGGAAATCACCCGGGTTCTGGCGGATCGTCTCAATCACACGACATCCGAGCTGTCCGCGGCCCGCAGCCGCGAGCAACAATTGCTGAACTGA
- a CDS encoding adenylate/guanylate cyclase domain-containing protein, with protein MATTSAPVSAIFMEKVADWLTQAALSGSTLEDIVRGFCDRIAAAGLPIVRVHLSFAMLHPLYEAVGFTWRPQSGLMIEGYRHDADNTDMFLQSPYYQLLSRDLDYLRRRIPAEGPVEFEIFEDLRKENVTDYLAFMQPFGDQSVQGMLGSWSTDAKDGFSEEMIAALLRIQNHLAVAAKMAVLSKLSNNMLTTYLGGDAGKRVLNGQIRRGDGETIRAALVVGDMRQSTMLAEKEGRQAYIDTLNDFFDAIAAPFNRNGGQILSFLGDGFLAVYPCDRHKDPSRQACQAALSAVRVAQSRLADLNAERRKKGAAPIGYGLGLHVGNVMFGNVGLRDRLTFSAFGSAVNEVVRLQLLTKKYASDVVASHAFAGYCAGDWITLGEEKLRGVRQRVTILQPGPLMAKMQRDDVEADLHRTGLSEAERLILLHRDAVQLDGQKRSQAMMDRFLQ; from the coding sequence ATGGCAACTACATCCGCACCGGTCTCGGCGATCTTCATGGAGAAAGTCGCCGATTGGCTGACACAGGCAGCCCTTTCCGGTAGCACTCTCGAGGATATTGTTCGGGGCTTTTGCGACCGGATCGCCGCCGCCGGTCTGCCAATCGTTCGGGTCCATTTGTCCTTTGCCATGCTGCATCCGCTTTACGAAGCTGTTGGCTTTACCTGGCGGCCACAAAGCGGGCTGATGATTGAAGGCTATCGTCACGATGCCGACAATACGGATATGTTTTTGCAGAGCCCCTATTATCAGTTGCTAAGCCGGGATCTCGATTATTTGCGCCGGCGCATTCCCGCCGAAGGCCCCGTTGAATTCGAGATCTTCGAGGATTTGCGCAAGGAGAATGTCACCGATTACCTTGCCTTCATGCAGCCCTTCGGCGATCAATCCGTGCAGGGCATGTTGGGCTCCTGGTCCACGGATGCCAAGGACGGCTTTAGCGAGGAGATGATTGCCGCGTTGCTGCGCATTCAAAACCATCTGGCGGTTGCCGCCAAAATGGCTGTACTCAGCAAGCTTTCCAACAATATGCTGACCACCTATCTGGGGGGCGATGCCGGCAAGCGGGTGCTGAATGGCCAGATCCGCCGGGGTGACGGCGAAACCATCCGGGCAGCACTTGTTGTCGGCGATATGCGCCAATCGACCATGCTGGCCGAAAAAGAAGGCCGCCAGGCCTATATCGATACGTTGAATGATTTTTTCGACGCGATCGCTGCACCGTTCAACCGCAATGGCGGACAGATTCTCAGTTTCCTGGGCGATGGGTTTCTGGCCGTCTATCCTTGCGACCGTCATAAAGATCCCTCCCGGCAGGCTTGTCAGGCGGCACTTTCGGCTGTTCGTGTGGCCCAGTCGCGGTTGGCGGACCTGAATGCGGAGCGTCGGAAAAAGGGTGCGGCCCCTATCGGCTACGGCCTCGGCCTGCATGTCGGCAATGTGATGTTCGGCAATGTCGGACTGCGTGACCGGTTGACGTTTTCAGCTTTCGGTTCGGCGGTCAATGAAGTGGTCAGGCTTCAGTTGCTCACCAAGAAATATGCAAGCGACGTGGTGGCCAGCCATGCATTCGCCGGCTATTGCGCCGGTGACTGGATAACGCTTGGTGAGGAAAAGCTGCGGGGGGTTCGCCAGCGGGTAACGATTTTGCAACCCGGTCCGCTCATGGCTAAAATGCAGAGAGATGACGTTGAAGCCGATCTGCATCGCACCGGTCTTTCGGAGGCCGAGCGTTTGATTCTCCTGCATCGCGATGCCGTCCAGTTGGATGGACAGAAAAGGTCCCAAGCAATGATGGACCGGTTTTTGCAATAA
- a CDS encoding adenylate/guanylate cyclase domain-containing protein, whose product MAVDVKKSLWSERRIRKARLGSGLVIFLFLAMHMANHATGLISVDFADRARLWFLGVWRTPPGTVLLYGSMLTHMGLALRAVYIRRSFTMPKSEALQIVLGLVVPLLIIDHIVATRIASSLFHLRDNYQTVVHSMWTTSPVDGWRQSLAIVILWLHGCIGIHFWLRFRPWYERSKAGLLTVAILLPILSLLGFVEMGRTIASPAFWLSGYPGGYYDPTALTDSEAGWIQIIRLSLYGLFFLSIGMVVALRVARRMNERAHLITVRYPNGEAVSVPRGFTLLEASRLAGQPHYAVCGGKGQCSTCRVQVIDGEQLLPPAETLEQGTLNRIKAGPGVRLACQLRPMANLTVMPLMVAMPQSATIDSSHEVVPGRERDIAVLFCDLRHFTMLTESRLPFDIVFLLNRYFAVVGHAVEEAGGRLDKFIGDGAMALFGVTGSTETACRQALKAASGIIAGLEELNRQLANELTVPLRIAIGIHTGPAVVGTLGYGSVRNLTAIGDTVNVASRLESVAKEFETQLVISEPVATLAGLVVPESAGREISIRGRAELLKVFILNEATRNALNLSEVGKT is encoded by the coding sequence TCCTGTTCCTCGCCATGCATATGGCCAATCATGCCACCGGGTTGATTTCGGTGGATTTTGCCGATCGCGCCCGTTTGTGGTTTCTGGGTGTTTGGCGTACCCCCCCGGGCACAGTGTTGCTTTACGGTTCTATGCTCACCCACATGGGTCTGGCGTTGCGCGCCGTCTATATCCGCCGCAGCTTTACCATGCCGAAATCCGAAGCGTTGCAGATCGTGCTTGGCTTGGTGGTGCCGCTATTGATCATCGACCATATTGTTGCGACCAGGATTGCCTCCTCGCTCTTTCATCTGCGTGACAATTATCAGACGGTCGTTCATTCCATGTGGACCACGTCGCCTGTCGATGGATGGCGCCAATCGCTCGCCATTGTCATTTTATGGCTGCATGGTTGTATCGGAATCCATTTTTGGCTGCGCTTCCGACCATGGTATGAAAGGTCCAAAGCGGGTTTACTGACGGTGGCCATTCTGCTGCCGATCCTGTCCCTGCTTGGCTTTGTCGAGATGGGCCGCACGATTGCCAGCCCAGCCTTCTGGTTGAGCGGTTATCCAGGCGGTTACTATGACCCGACCGCATTGACGGACAGCGAAGCAGGGTGGATCCAGATTATCCGCTTGTCACTTTATGGGTTGTTTTTCCTATCTATCGGCATGGTTGTCGCCCTGCGTGTCGCCCGCAGAATGAACGAGCGGGCGCACCTTATCACCGTCCGCTATCCGAACGGCGAGGCTGTCAGCGTGCCGCGCGGCTTCACGCTGCTTGAGGCCAGCCGTCTGGCTGGACAACCGCATTATGCCGTGTGCGGCGGCAAGGGCCAGTGCTCGACCTGCCGCGTCCAGGTTATCGATGGAGAGCAGCTGTTGCCGCCCGCTGAAACGCTGGAACAGGGTACGCTCAACCGGATCAAGGCTGGCCCCGGTGTGCGGCTTGCCTGCCAGCTTCGGCCCATGGCGAACCTCACAGTCATGCCCCTTATGGTGGCGATGCCGCAAAGCGCCACGATCGATAGCAGTCATGAAGTGGTTCCGGGCCGCGAACGCGATATTGCCGTACTGTTCTGTGACCTGCGGCATTTCACGATGCTGACGGAAAGCCGGTTGCCTTTCGACATCGTCTTTCTGCTGAACCGCTATTTCGCCGTGGTCGGTCATGCCGTGGAAGAGGCAGGAGGGCGGCTGGATAAATTCATCGGCGATGGCGCGATGGCGCTTTTCGGCGTCACAGGTTCGACCGAGACCGCCTGTCGCCAGGCCCTGAAGGCGGCAAGCGGTATCATTGCCGGTCTTGAGGAGTTGAACCGGCAATTGGCCAATGAACTGACGGTGCCGCTTAGGATCGCTATTGGCATCCATACGGGTCCGGCTGTGGTGGGAACACTGGGTTACGGCAGCGTTCGTAATCTCACTGCGATTGGCGATACCGTCAATGTCGCCAGCCGGCTGGAATCGGTGGCCAAGGAATTCGAAACCCAACTGGTGATTTCCGAACCGGTCGCTACTCTGGCGGGGCTTGTGGTGCCGGAAAGCGCCGGACGGGAAATTTCCATTCGCGGACGTGCAGAGCTGTTAAAAGTCTTCATCCTGAATGAGGCGACACGCAATGCGCTCAACCTTTCCGAGGTTGGCAAAACATAA